The genome window TACTCGACTACCAGCGGGCCCTGATCGAGTTCGAACGCGCCCAGCGCACTTCACTCGGCAACGCCGGAGTCACCGTCGTCGGCGGCGGTGGAGGCGGCGCGCCATAGTCGTCCGACGAGGGACAACATGAGACGCATCCTGCTCGCCCTCCTCATCCTCGGCGGTGCGATCACCGCCTACGGCTACTACAGCGTGCGGACCGTCGAGTTCGTTCCGGACGTCAGCACCGTCGCGGTGACGGAGGGCGACATCGTCGACACCGTGGGAGCAACGGGCGCGCTCGAGGCGGTGACGACCGTCCAGGTCGGCAGTCAGGTCTCCGGGATCATCCAGGAGCTCCACGTCGACTTCAACTCGATCGTGCGCGAGGGGGACGTCATCATGCGGCTCGATCCGTCGCTGTTCGAGACGCAGCTCGAGCAGGCGCGCGCCAACCTGCTGCGCTCGGAGGCGGAGGTCGAACGCCTGTCCGTCGCGGTCGACGACGCCGCAACGCAGCTCCGGCGATCGCGCGAGCTGGCGGCAGGCGAGCTCATCTCCGAAACCGAGCTGGAAGCCGCGGAGGTGGCGCTGCGTTCCGCCGAAGCCCAGCGCAAGTCGGCCCAGGCCCAGGTGCGCCAGTCGCAGGCCTCGCTCAGCATGAACGAGGTCAACCTGGAGCACACCGTCATCCGGGCACCGATCGACGGCATCGTCACCTCTCGTCTCGTCGACGTCGGCCAGACCGTGGCGGCCAGCTTCCAGGCGCCGGAGCTGTTCGTCATCGCGGCGGACCTGACCAAGATGCGGGTCATCGCGAACATCGACGAGTCGGACGTCGGCCGGATCCGGCCGAACCAGCGCGTGACGTTCACCGTGGACGCCTTCCCGGCCGAGGAATTCGAGGGCAGCGTCTCGCAGATCCGGCTCGAGCCGATCGTCACGCAGAACGTCGTGACCTATGCGACCGTCATCGACGCCCCCAACCCCGAGCTCAAGCTCAAGCCGGGCATGACCGCCACGGTGACCGTCGAGGTGGCGCGGCGGGAGAACGTGACGCGGATCCCCAACTCTGCGCTCCGATTCCGGCCGACGCCGGCCGTGTTCGCGGCGCTCGGCCAGCCCGTGCCGCCCGAGCTGCAGTTGGCCGGTCGCGGCGGGAGCGGACGCGCACGGTCGGGTGCGATGCCGGCCGGCGCCGAGCGACCGGCAGGTACGTCGGGCGCCGAGGCGCGCGGGTTCGGACCGCCCGGCGGCGGAGGGCCCGGCGGCTTCGGCGGGGGCGGCGGCTTCGGTCCCCCCGGCGGCGGAGGAGAAGGGCCCGGCGGCTTCGGCGGGGGCGGCGGGCCGGATCCGGAGCGACGGC of Acidobacteriota bacterium contains these proteins:
- a CDS encoding efflux RND transporter periplasmic adaptor subunit: MRRILLALLILGGAITAYGYYSVRTVEFVPDVSTVAVTEGDIVDTVGATGALEAVTTVQVGSQVSGIIQELHVDFNSIVREGDVIMRLDPSLFETQLEQARANLLRSEAEVERLSVAVDDAATQLRRSRELAAGELISETELEAAEVALRSAEAQRKSAQAQVRQSQASLSMNEVNLEHTVIRAPIDGIVTSRLVDVGQTVAASFQAPELFVIAADLTKMRVIANIDESDVGRIRPNQRVTFTVDAFPAEEFEGSVSQIRLEPIVTQNVVTYATVIDAPNPELKLKPGMTATVTVEVARRENVTRIPNSALRFRPTPAVFAALGQPVPPELQLAGRGGSGRARSGAMPAGAERPAGTSGAEARGFGPPGGGGPGGFGGGGGFGPPGGGGEGPGGFGGGGGPDPERR